The stretch of DNA GCAGTGGGGGCAGATCAGCCCGGACATGTTCTCCACGATCCCGATTGCCGGGACCTCCATCTTCTTCGCCATGTTCGCCGCCCGGCGGGCGTCGATCAGGGAGACCTCCTGCGGGGTGGTGACCACGATCGCGAGCTGTGGCTTCGTCCGCTTGGTGATCGTCAGGACCTCGTCCCCGGTTCCCGGAGGGAGGTCGCCGATCAAGAGGTCGAGGTCTCCCCAGCCTACCTCCCCGATCAGCTGGTCGAGCGCCTTGGATCGGAGCGGTCCGCGCCAGATGATCGGAGTACCGGGAGGGATCATCGACGCGAGCGAGACGAACTTCACCCCGTCCCGCTCGTGGGGGACGATTCTCCCTCCTTCCGCGTGTGCCTCCCCCTGTAGCCCGACCATCTGGGGGACGTTCGGGCCGGTGATGTCGGCGTCGAGGAGTCCGACCTTTTTTCCCCGCTTTGCCAGAGCAAACGCGAGGTTCACCGCCACGGTCGTCTTTCCCACTCCCCCTTTGCCGCTGAACACGACGATCCGGTGACGGATTCGGCTCAGCGTCTCCTCGATTTCCTTGTCCACCGCCGAGGCCGGCGGAGGCGTTACGTTAACGCTCATCATTCCTTCCTTTCCCCGAATATTGCGCTTCCGATGCGAACCATGTTCGCTCCTTCCTCGATCGCAATCCTGTAGGTGTTGCTCATCCCCATCGAGAGGTACCGCATCTCGACGTTCGCCAACCCGAGCGCCTGCAACTCGTCGAACAGCCGTTTCGTCTCCCGGAAATACGGCCGGGCGAGCTCAGGCTCACCGAACCGCGGCCCCATCGTCATCAACCCCTGCACCTTGACGTGGGCAAGCTCGGCCAGCCTGCGCACCAGCTCCTCCACCGCCTCGGGGAGGACCCCGGCCTTCTGCGGCTCGCGGCCGGAGTTCACCTCCACTAAGACCGGCATGACTTTACCCTGTTTCGCGCACTCCCGGTCGATCCTCTCCCCGAGCTCGAGCGAGTCGACGGTCTCGATCATGTCAAAGATTCCAACCGCCCTCTTCACCTTGTTCTTCTGCAGGTGACCGATCATGTGCCAGGGGGCGATCCGCCCGAGGACGGAGAACGCGTCAGCCGCCTCCTGCACGTAGTTCTCCCCGATCGCATGCACCCCGGCAGAGACGGCTCGCCGGATCTCGTCCGGCGTTCTCGTCTTCGCCGCGGCGACGAGGGTGACACCATCCGGGAGCTCGGAGAGGATCCGCTTTACGTTCTCCTCGATCATTCCGTCATCCCCTCTCGCACCTGTTCCCGCAGGATCACCGTTCCGAGCGGCGCCCCGGCCTCCCGCGCGATCACCGGGCACTTCACCTTGAACAAAAAGAAGATCGGTCCAGGGACGTCGGAGAGCCCTTCAAAGTTTCCCTGCCCCTTGGCGATGATCAGCTCGGCCCGGCGAAACTCAGTCAGAAACTCGTGAGAGCAGTCGGAAAGCAGCGTCCCGGGGGCGTCGGAACCGTTCGCGATTACCGTTGCTATGGCATCCAGCCCGACGTAACGCGCGTCGGCCATGGTGGCGTCGTTTATCGTCGGGGCACCGCGGACCGCGAACGTGACCTCCTTACCACGGCGCACCAGCTCCTCCACCAGGATCCGATCGCAGACGATCTCCCCGGCGTTATCCCCCAGGTAGAGGACCCGGTCCACCTCCGCCAGCCGCTCCACGAACGCGCGGTACTGGGCGGCATCGAGCGGCTCATCCAGGGCGCGGGAGAACGAGTCCTCCGCCATCCGTTCGACCGACCCGTCCGCGGTGTTAGCCCCGAAGTCGATGACGTTCCCCGCTCCGGCGATCTTGATCGCCGCGAGGAGAGGATCGGGGGAGCCCTCCACCCGTCCCTTTAACTCGGGGTACAGCCTGAGCCCGAGGTCGTTCGACTCCCGCTTCACCGCCGCGTACGGATCGGGGACCCCGGTCACCTCCCGCACCGCCCGGTGGACGAGCTGCCCGATCTCCACCGGAGTGGCCCCCATCGAGACAGTGGGGAGGAGCCGGGCGACTCGATCGAGGGCGGCTCGTTGCAAGGCCGGATCATCGGTCGCCATCCGGGCCGCCTCGAGCGCCTGGCGCATGAAACAGGGGAAACAGTCGAGATACGCCTTCATTGCGCTTGCAATGATACGCCCTTGTGGTGCAATCCGCTAAACGAAACGCCGGGGAACACTCCCCGACGCCGTTTCATCCGCACGATCCGTTATTCTCGGATCATCTTCGTCCCGCACTTGGGGCATTCCACCTCGTAGCACGGGACGCCCACCTTGTGCGGAACCCTCTCCCCGCAGTTGGGGCAGACGCAGTACCCGGACGGGCCTGCCCCGGCGCGGTTTCCTCCCATCCGC from Candidatus Bipolaricaulota bacterium encodes:
- a CDS encoding Mrp/NBP35 family ATP-binding protein, with product MMSVNVTPPPASAVDKEIEETLSRIRHRIVVFSGKGGVGKTTVAVNLAFALAKRGKKVGLLDADITGPNVPQMVGLQGEAHAEGGRIVPHERDGVKFVSLASMIPPGTPIIWRGPLRSKALDQLIGEVGWGDLDLLIGDLPPGTGDEVLTITKRTKPQLAIVVTTPQEVSLIDARRAANMAKKMEVPAIGIVENMSGLICPHCGGRIELFGKGGGARVAAELGLRFLGEVPIDLKARVGGDSGEPIVLSDPDAAASGAFFRIADEVMKTLEEGK
- a CDS encoding YggS family pyridoxal phosphate-dependent enzyme, translating into MIEENVKRILSELPDGVTLVAAAKTRTPDEIRRAVSAGVHAIGENYVQEAADAFSVLGRIAPWHMIGHLQKNKVKRAVGIFDMIETVDSLELGERIDRECAKQGKVMPVLVEVNSGREPQKAGVLPEAVEELVRRLAELAHVKVQGLMTMGPRFGEPELARPYFRETKRLFDELQALGLANVEMRYLSMGMSNTYRIAIEEGANMVRIGSAIFGERKE
- a CDS encoding DUF89 family protein, whose amino-acid sequence is MKAYLDCFPCFMRQALEAARMATDDPALQRAALDRVARLLPTVSMGATPVEIGQLVHRAVREVTGVPDPYAAVKRESNDLGLRLYPELKGRVEGSPDPLLAAIKIAGAGNVIDFGANTADGSVERMAEDSFSRALDEPLDAAQYRAFVERLAEVDRVLYLGDNAGEIVCDRILVEELVRRGKEVTFAVRGAPTINDATMADARYVGLDAIATVIANGSDAPGTLLSDCSHEFLTEFRRAELIIAKGQGNFEGLSDVPGPIFFLFKVKCPVIAREAGAPLGTVILREQVREGMTE